The Chryseobacterium indicum genome includes a window with the following:
- a CDS encoding four helix bundle protein, which translates to MAIYTELNVYKSTYNLLYELLAASRSFNRDFKYTLGENLKNEMINAMMYVWRANSNYDKISYIDMARESIEKCRLYIRLLYDLRQISIENYTKWNIAIQNISKQLSGWSKSETEKEIKI; encoded by the coding sequence ATGGCAATCTACACCGAACTAAATGTATATAAAAGCACCTATAATTTACTTTATGAACTGTTGGCAGCTTCTCGTAGTTTTAACCGAGATTTTAAATATACCTTGGGCGAAAACCTAAAAAATGAAATGATAAATGCGATGATGTATGTATGGCGTGCCAATAGTAATTATGATAAGATAAGCTACATAGATATGGCAAGAGAGAGTATAGAAAAGTGTAGGTTATACATTCGCTTATTATATGATTTACGACAAATAAGTATAGAAAATTATACCAAATGGAACATTGCCATTCAAAACATAAGCAAACAACTCAGCGGATGGAGCAAAAGTGAAACTGAAAAAGAAATAAAAATTTAA